Proteins encoded by one window of Rubrobacter indicoceani:
- a CDS encoding phosphoadenylyl-sulfate reductase: MSEASTAARQQRKTKMLGEEEVASTSGRLEGADAEEVIRWALEHYGDELTLSVSFGGAEGMVLLDILARQMEQTGIDAWVYTLDTGFLFEATVDYRERVLAQYPNIKFKVVQPELTVEEQVKKYGPELWSCAPDLCCQVRKIEPQQRWLADFSAWMTGIRREQTTARADTAIVDRDEFFEVDKLAPLAGWSKEDVDGYVEEHGLELNPLLSQGYKSIGCEPCTRPVSDDEDYRAGRWSESGKVECGLHIVNGKVGRAS; encoded by the coding sequence ATGAGCGAAGCGTCCACAGCCGCACGGCAGCAACGCAAGACGAAGATGCTTGGGGAAGAAGAGGTCGCATCGACCTCGGGTCGGCTTGAAGGGGCCGATGCGGAGGAGGTGATCCGCTGGGCTCTGGAGCACTACGGGGATGAGTTGACCCTCTCGGTCTCCTTCGGCGGGGCGGAGGGGATGGTGCTCCTCGACATCCTTGCCCGGCAGATGGAGCAGACTGGGATAGACGCGTGGGTCTACACGCTCGACACGGGCTTTCTTTTCGAGGCGACCGTCGACTACCGCGAGCGGGTGCTTGCCCAGTACCCGAACATAAAGTTCAAGGTCGTTCAGCCGGAGCTCACCGTCGAGGAGCAGGTCAAGAAGTACGGGCCGGAACTGTGGAGTTGCGCCCCGGACCTCTGCTGCCAGGTCAGGAAGATCGAACCGCAGCAGCGATGGCTCGCGGACTTCTCCGCGTGGATGACGGGGATTCGCCGAGAGCAGACAACGGCCCGGGCGGACACGGCCATCGTGGACCGGGACGAGTTCTTCGAGGTGGATAAGCTGGCACCCTTGGCCGGATGGTCGAAGGAGGACGTGGACGGCTACGTCGAGGAGCATGGGCTGGAGCTCAACCCGCTTCTCTCGCAGGGCTACAAGAGCATCGGCTGCGAGCCCTGCACCCGTCCGGTCTCCGACGACGAAGATTACCGCGCCGGTCGCTGGTCGGAGTCGGGCAAGGTCGAATGCGGGCTGCACATAGTCAACGGGAAGGTCGGCAGGGCATCTTGA